aaattaaaaaaaaaaagaagaagatccACAGCGTAAAATGGAAATTAGAATAATTTGCTGTATTTAATTACACAGAAAATTATGTACTAACACAGAAAAACAAGAAGGAAACAAGATAGTAAGAGATAAAGCAACagaaaaatgaaaacaaaaactGTAGCAGCTTCACCTCCTAGATAAAATAGCTAGATTTACAAAACATCGCTTTGGTTTGACCAGTTTAGGTACCGTCCTCTCCTTAACTCTTGTTAAATTCAGGAAGCTCCTTTTCGTAATAAATAGACCAAAGGCAATTTTCTATAAAATTTCTCATTTGTTCagctattttatttatttatacataATGTTACCCCTACACGACATTGTTTTACGAATTAGGCTTAGTGTCGTTGTTTATTTGACGATGTTGGATAGTGATAGGGAGACCATTAGGAAAATCGACGTAAGGATAGGCAAAAGCCTGATCAGGTGCAGCTAATTTCCAGTGAAAATTAAGAACAAGATAGTGGATGAAAATGGCCATCTCAAGTTTGGCGAGTTCAGATCCTGCACAAAGACGCGGTCCTCCCCCAAATGGCATGAAATTATTACTACTTTTTGTAGTGCTGCTCGTGCCCGTGcttcctccgtcacctgaaggCGACCCTTGTTTATTCTGCATTAACAATAATAACACACAACTCTGTCAAGAACTCATTTTGCCATAAATAAGGATTTAATTAGCTTCTATACGCCAATAATGCTAGTAAGTCAATTTAAGGCCATTTAATTATCAGTGCAAGTTAACATGTTGTATATGTTGCATGTTATTATCTATTAGTATATGACACGATAATATAAAAAGATCTACATGATCAACGCATAAaagttactccctctgtctcaacttaagtttaagagaaaaagaaaggattTTGAATCTAAAATAAGACTTAAAAAGTTTTTGTGATGGGTAAAATGGAGAATTTGAAGTTAAATTATTACTACTAATTAGTGtactaaatatataaatatatcattCTGTTTTGGACTGACTAACAATGAAATGGTGTCACATAAACGGATGATGGGAGTATTTGTATGCATAGTTTTCTCCATGATGACCGGGTGGGCCCCTTCGATCTACTTCCTAAACTAAAGTCAACCGGGCATTCACAATCCTGATTCTACTCGCTTCTCTGATCTTGATTGGTCATATATACTGACAAGATAATCTGTGCTTTAGTCGTAGGACAGGTACCCAGGTACCAGAACATAGGTCAGGACGAGAACTCGCTCATTTTGATCCCCTTGTTGACCAAGCAAGGTCGCACTGAGACTGAGAACACCAACGGAACACTCTCTACGAACAACCTTAGACTGGCGTACTGATAGTAGCTGCTGCCTTTCTCACAGGGCGATAAAATCCGTATTATTCTCCGTAAATGTGACCTTAACAGCCACATCCTTTGACAAAAGGCAGCCGGGAAGTCGTTGGGACCTGGGGCTTTATTCAGATTCTCATTCTTCAAAACTTCTTCAAACATGATCTCCGGCTTTCTAAGAAGggcttggaagaagaaaatgaaatagGAACAACCGCGTTGGTCGTAATAGATCGACTTTCATGCTAGTTCTTGCTCCAACATAAGTCAGTTTAATAGCGGATATAACAGATTATTCACAGATTTTTTCGGATTATAACTCTTTTTAATTTGTAATACATGTTAATTAATTGTTACATTAGAGTAAATATTCTTATGGTACAGTGGAGAAAATATGAACTCTTTAGTTAGAAATATAATAGTCAACTGCGGCAATGAGTGTCCTTTCGTCCTCTCAGCTATTGTCGACATTATCGAGGCATTGCGCATTGGGCGGTACAGTACTCACATTAGATATGTCAGATTTCAGAAGAAATTTGGGTCGGACATGCAATTGCATGAATATCTGCTTTTGATCTTCATTCTTCTGTAGTACATTGAGATCCTGAGGAACTAGTACTGGTGCAGCAAGCAGTAAATGcacttgatttttttcttgacgAATAGGATTTAAATAACTTGTTTTTACATGTAGTTTGGgcccaaaaaaagaagatagaaTGGGAAATGGATGGACCAGCATGGAGGTGAGCCACCATGAAAAACACAAGGTGCACGAGCACATGAAAACCCCACTAGCCACATGCGGTTTGGGGTTGGCCAAGTCTTTTAAGTGTGTAATTACCTCGATTGGGGCCCTCCCCACGCCCACACGCATGAGACTGTTCTGGGACTTTGGGCTGGTTTTGAGTTGGAATATGGATGGACGATAAATAATCCTATTTGAGTTTTTGGAGTGTGTGGGAAAGTGTTTAGTTAGAGTCCTCACATTTTCTAATTATTAAATATATGGAATTCATTATTCTGATTAATTCATTCGCAAAGTATATTACTCATTTAAGGGTAAGTGTTTCCCGCCACCTCAAAAGCTTTTCGTTTTTAAGATTCAAGGCGAATTtaaaattcaaattttatggGTTTTGACGTAAAAAATTTACCATAACGTAATTGATTTATTGAGTTCTAAATCGGTTATTTTAAGTTATTTAGTGAATTTTCTTAACATATATATACAGAGAGTTCGTACCAAAGCTATCGGGTGCGAATGAACAAAGATTTACACTTTACATGGGCTCTTGCCTAGGAATCGAACCCACAAAATTTGATTAAGAGTGTGAGGATCAAATGCATTCCACTATACTCCGGACTGTTATTAGAGGCCTCATTCATTCGCACTCAATTCACATCTTTAAGGTGGGGTGTTTCTCCGTACATAATGCAACATCTGTGCAAGAACTGATAATGACAATTCATATTTTGGTTTGGGTCCCTTTCTGGGGATTATTATGATTACCAGGACGGCTAAATCCCACcttgctttttgcttttgcttATATTTTATATGCTCTATCATGCGACCCCAACAAACGGCCTTGATGGAATGTTCTTTTCCGCTCCCCGCTCCCCAACCTTGTCTTAATTCACGCCCTTATCcattttattattcttttcttcttttggggAAAAATATGCCCATTTTTTCTTCTTACAATTCTATAGCACAAACTTGGTTCTTAATAATAGAGTTATAGAGGGTGTGAGTTCTTTTATTATTTTGTCACATGATCCCACGATTCTCATGTGCGACCGCGTGACTAAAATGGGTGGATTCAAAAGGTATCTATAGATGCATAAAGTTAAAAAACTATATGTGAAAAGGAAGCTACTCTCTCTATGATCCTACTCAGACTAACTGCTTTATGAAGCATTAGATTGAAAGTGAAAAAGTAAAACCATATAAGCACGTTGGAAGGTTTAAATGAAAAATTAACTAACCTGCCATCTCCACGGATCAAATTGGTGAGGTCGGCCAAAAAGTGAAGGATCTAAATGCACTGCTGAAATCACCGGCAGCACTTTCCATCCACATGGAATGTCataaccttttttgttttttcaagtTGAAAACCGAGGCATAACAAAAAGATTGTTAAAAAGGCAAACCAAATCGCATTCTAAAGCTGCAGACATGCATCATCATATAGTGGTTATTAGCCCATTTTACTATCACTTTGAAACTGTCACATACCTTTATATCGTACATCTTTCACAGCCTTCCTGTGCAGAAACCTCACTACATTCCCAAGCCTTAGAGTCTCACTAATAACCTACaagtgaacaaaaaaaaaaaaatcaatatgcAAGGATTTAACTTAACTTATCTACTATATTTATCGGTATAAAAATTAGTAGTCCCTCCTTCCTAATTTATGTGGTGGTATTTGATTGACAacataatttaagaaataaaagaaggcttttgaaatttgtgatctaaaataagtaataaataatTGTGTGATTATAAATCATGGGAAAAATAGATATTTGGAAAAGTGTCATTCTATTTGGGACTTTCTAAAAGAATGTAGTACTATATGTTAACATGTACTAGTATGTAACATGTTTTATTTTTCAGGTTACAAATCATATTCTTTTATGATCAATTATACATAGTTACCTTTTAAGTGAGCTTACCACTCATAAAAAGTGAGAAATGACAAGAAGCTAAAGAGTAGAAGATTACACATTGGGTGAATTCCATTTTCTTATAGTCCTCCCAATTCAATTCTGTTTCTCCTAACTGCTTTTTGGCTCTGGAAATCTCCAAGTGCTCTTCCTGAATTCATTACCAGCCCAAAAAATTAGTGAGTGGACTTGAAGAATGTCTTAATTCATTCACTAAAAGAATTGATTATTTGTGCTTACTGTCAGTTGTTGAACAGCAGCAGGACAGTTTTCCAAGAAGTAAATAGACAGGGCTATGGCTACTGATGAAGTTTCATGTCCAGCGAAGAGCAAACTTAGTAGCAAATCAAGAATTTGCTCCTTTGAGAGATTGGAATTTTTCAGAACCCACCCAAGCAGGTCATTTTCGCTTCCATTCATTTCCTGGAGCCTCTCTTCCATTTTTCTCTCAATAAATCCAAGAATAGTCGATCGAGACTGTACAAAAAAGGAAGTtactaataaaataattttaaataccCTCTGCTTTTAATCACTTAACTGATATAGTGATAAAGAATAGTACCTGTAAGGCCTTTCTGTAAGCTGTTCCTGGAAAATTCAATGGAGCAGAAACCACTCCTTTCATAAATGTGATGTATTCTTTTTTCAGCTGCTCAGTCTCTAGGTTTCCAGGTTGTAAACTCATGATATGCTCTGCCATGAAGTTGAATGTGAACTGTAGAAATTTCACACAGAAAAGAAGAACAATTTAACAAAGTTAGATcatattgaataaaattgatcATCCTCATAGGTAAATTaaaagtagtagtagtagtactaCTACTTATTACCTTCTTTGCTTCATCTTGTGCACAAACAACAGAAGCTTTTTTCCAAGAGCCAAGAACAAGAAGAGTGTGTTTTTCAACCTCACTTAAAAGTTGATTCCTGAGCCTGCCATTGCTCAAGAAATTCAAAGAAATCATCCTCATATCTCTATGCATTTGTCCAACTAGAACCAACATAGACCATTTTCCAAGAATTCCACCTATGCTTCTTGGATAACTACACTCAAATAATCTGCCTTCATTCTGCAGAATGTATCTGTTGAGCCCTGCATCTGCTGAAACTATTGTTGGCTCTCCAAACAAATTTGACTTGTAAATTTTTCCATACCTGCAAAATTCAAATTATCAGGACAAGATTTAATCtttgcaaaaaagaaagaaatgaaatTGGATTTAATGAATTACTTAGAGATGTGATCTTGCATGAAATCTCCAATAGTGGTAGCTGAATAAGGTCTCAAATAGCCAATAGTTTCACCAAGAAAAGGCCAACCCATGTCCCCTGGTGGAAGATTTGGAAATTTCTGTTTTCTTTTGAATAGATTAAGTATAATAAGTACTGCAAAGATTGGgggaacaagaaaaagaaaaaactccAAGTCAGACATGAAGAAAATTTGATGATTTCAGTGAATCTATATATCTCTGTTTCAGTTTCAACACTCAGTAGGCTCTGTTGCTGAAGCAGAGCTGGAATAAGATAGTAAGTGTTAATTACTACTCAATATGTTATAGCACTATGTGCAGCTTCGACTATGAATCTTCCAAGCTGCTGCTATAAAGGAACTTTCAGTTTTCTGAATCTCTTTTTGGAAAGTATGTTGCTTTTTATAGGCTTCTTTGTTGTCGTTTAGCACTTGCACGAATCCGCGACTTttctagcacaaaaaaaaaaaattgaaccaaattagtgcaaaaaaaaaattaaaaatacattagtaggtttcacgcacaaaattcgtgcgtgaaagcaCCAAAATGCAAAAATGCAGCTtcggcctttcacgcacgaaattcgtgcgttaTGGGACCAACTTGCAAAAATGCAAcctgggcctttcacgcacgattTAAGGAGGCCTAACATGTTAAAGTGTCAGGAAAATtaacctttcacgcacagaaactGTGCGCGAAAGGCTTTTATCCTTCCACGCACTACTTTCGTGCGTGAAaaggcctccccccccccccccccccaacacttTGATTTGACAATGCATTATTTGATCGTTTTAACACgatttgtattgcgcaccattttaatgcgcaatgtaacaccacgcatgacaatttcaggaatctatggcaaataaagccttgatttgacaatacattgctgcattatttgaccgttttaacacgacttgtattgcacaccattttaatgcgcattgtaagtattgatttgacaacacaacacgcatgacaatttcaggaatctatgacacataaagccttgatttgacaatacgttgctgcattatttgaccgttttaacacgacttctattgcgcaccattttaatgcgcaatgtaacaccacgcatgacaatttcaggaatctatgacaaataaagccttgatttgacaatacattgctgcattatttgaccgttttaacacgacttgtattgcgcaccattttaatgcgcattgtaagtattgatttgacaacacaacacgcatgacaatttcaggaatctatgacacataaagccttgatttgacaatacgttgctg
Above is a genomic segment from Lycium barbarum isolate Lr01 chromosome 12, ASM1917538v2, whole genome shotgun sequence containing:
- the LOC132623588 gene encoding cholesterol 22-monohydroxylase CYP90B51 → MSDLEFFLFLVPPIFAVLIILNLFKRKQKFPNLPPGDMGWPFLGETIGYLRPYSATTIGDFMQDHISKYGKIYKSNLFGEPTIVSADAGLNRYILQNEGRLFECSYPRSIGGILGKWSMLVLVGQMHRDMRMISLNFLSNGRLRNQLLSEVEKHTLLVLGSWKKASVVCAQDEAKKFTFNFMAEHIMSLQPGNLETEQLKKEYITFMKGVVSAPLNFPGTAYRKALQSRSTILGFIERKMEERLQEMNGSENDLLGWVLKNSNLSKEQILDLLLSLLFAGHETSSVAIALSIYFLENCPAAVQQLTEEHLEISRAKKQLGETELNWEDYKKMEFTQCVISETLRLGNVVRFLHRKAVKDVRYKGYDIPCGWKVLPVISAVHLDPSLFGRPHQFDPWRWQNKQGSPSGDGGSTGTSSTTKSSNNFMPFGGGPRLCAGSELAKLEMAIFIHYLVLNFHWKLAAPDQAFAYPYVDFPNGLPITIQHRQINNDTKPNS